Proteins encoded within one genomic window of Gigantopelta aegis isolate Gae_Host chromosome 2, Gae_host_genome, whole genome shotgun sequence:
- the LOC121384716 gene encoding F-box/WD repeat-containing protein 5-like, with translation MNQMCDPQIHKIACVNQECESGVNQVCDPGVNQVCDPDVSQVCDPQIHMCSLPDSLLLEIFSFLEAHDITLAAQVCCRWQTVSYDESLWRQLIYRRWSLKEKPARHPFQWRSEYQRLCDNVPNVLSETLTDHTDEVLHVSFSHDGRLFSTTSKDCTIKVWEVGFPTTLKYSQDFRSQFHWDFTQFSCFNATDTMLLVSSVKTAELDRRGYVAILSLIHDFRLLQVLSMDPSQLFGTWLNPTTFLGGSLEISLDRFITTVQIKAFKIENTPFSLDNAVAMATQSGETLFTFCSENASLIKFLTVVNNPCVSHSHTGHEAFSSGDSADVNPSSTSQSHRGHKATSSGDTVNVYPSFSSHSHTGHKTSSGDIANGNPPNTSDSHTTHQRTSGSTAITNSSGASGSNTGCHWTVCDVADVNLSITNNSNTGDKMFLSDSAVLNSSGSNTSHTGYHSILSDTVKVNSSRASNSHEEQQNTCSGTSGVNALCTSRTRTEFEATSSGLHREHQTVSNNAKPLPDNSCLDNSICFSDHCRPGEPTCSRSNLPRKTGVRVDTGNVKVYREESTACSKLCLCCRRVKTNHMIGQSSDCDITDLEVDGDETLPLSRECDWLDLSSRRSGDLDMTGSNKDRLLLSSECNDVLDGTCRDDEPDCFKDRTTQFRNYDIADSVLTSGCDVLDTSQADPEIDHFGDRTRLSENYNMVDTVLTSGYDEDEQQQFRDGSGERDITDSGEERPVEDSCDTADVWSSGQQGHCLIYVTGEFAVALHQLGFKALSTENKSSSMTNQESSAPQFDPETTESHMVVNYSNQLIEMQQVRKPDPFDHLIDLNGHITGLCLSRDHRYLFVNCRPWVGTVDRSDPWATPELSTEIEVRVIDLSTMEISSALYTGHKGLSPSTMCCFIFLDTSHNFVGSGSEDCKAYVWERRYGCLVGELPHGPGVVNAVAFCPSNQEYLVTVSDDNTIRIWRSRHDMRLLS, from the exons ATGAATCAGATGTGTGATCCACAGATACACAAGATTGCATGTGTCAATCAGGAGTGTGAATCAGGCGTTAATCAGGTATGTGATCCAGGTGTTAATCAGGtgtgtgatccagatgtttctCAGGTGTGTGATCCTCAGATACACATGTGTAGTCTTCCGGACTCGTTGCTCCTGGAGATTTTCTCATTCCTGGAGGCTCACGACATCACACTTGCAGCCCAAGTCTGTTGCCGGTGGCAAACAGTCTCATATGATGAAAGTCTCTGGCGCCAACTTATCTACAGAAGGTGGAGTCTAAAGGAGAAACCTGCACGACACCCGTTTCAGTGGCGGTCTGAGTACCAGCGACTGTGTGACAACGTCCCCAACGTCCTGAGTGAGACGTTGACAGACCACACTGACGAAGTTCTGCACGTCAGCTTTTCACATGATGGCCGTTTATTTTCTACAACGTCCAAAGACTGCACAATCAAG GTATGGGAGGTTGGTTTCCCGACCACTCTGAAGTACAGTCAGGACTTCCGCTCTCAGTTTCACTGGGACTTCACGCAGTTCTCGTGCTTCAATGCTACTGATACCATGCTGCTTGTATCCAGTGTGAAAACAGCAGAACTTGACCGGAGAGGATATGTCGccattctctctctcattcatg ATTTCCGTTTGTTACAAGTATTGTCAATGGACCCGAGTCAGCTGTTTGGTACGTGGTTGAATCCCACCACGTTCCTGGGCGGATCCCTTGAAATCAGTCTCGACAGGTTTATAACTACAGTGCAGATAAAGGCATTCAAG ATTGAGAACACACCTTTTTCCTTGGATAATGCTGTTGCTATGGCAACACAGTCTGGAGAGACTCTATTTACTTTCTGCAGTGAAAATGCCAGTCTAATCAAGTTCCTTACTGTTGTAAATAATCCATGTGTCAGCCATTCACATACAGGACATGAAGCTTTCTCCTCTGGTGATTCAGCTGATGTAAATCCTTCAAGTACCAGTCAGTCACATAGAGGACACAAAGCTACCTCCTCTGGTGACACGGTTAATGTATATCCATCATTTTCCAGCCATTCACACACAGGACATAAAACATCCTCTGGTGATATAGCTAATGGAAATCCACCAAATACCAGTGATTCACATACAACACACCAAAGGACTTCAGGTAGTACAGCCATTACAAATAGTTCAGGTGCCAGTGGTTCAAATACAGGATGTCACTGGACCGTGTGTGATGTAGCTGATGTAAATCTTTCAATTACCAATAACTCAAATACAGGAGACAAAATGTTCTTGAGTGATAGTGCTGTTTTAAATAGTTCAGGTTCTAATACTTCACACACAGGATATCATTCCATCTTGAGTGACACTGTTAAAGTAAATTCTTCAAGAGCCAGTAATTCACATGAAGAACAGCAAAATACCTGTAGTGGTACATCTGGTGTAAATGCACTATGTACCAGTCGTACACGCACAGAATTTGAAGCTAcctcaagtggtttacacagaGAACACCAGACCGTGTCCAATAATGCAAAACCACTCCCTGACAATAGCTGTTTGGATAACAGCATATGTTTTTCTGATCACTGTAGACCTGGTGAACCTACTTGCAGCAGGAGCAATTTGCCTAGGAAAACTGGTGTTCGTGTTGATACAGGTAATGTTAAAGTGTACAGAGAGGAGAGCACAGCATGTAGCAAGTTGTGTCTCTGTTGTCGCAGAGTAAAAACTAACCATATGATAGGACAAAGTAGTGATTGTGATATTACAGACCTTGAAGTGGATGGCGATGAGACACTTCCATTAAGCAGAGAATGCGATTGGTTGGATTTGTCAAGTAGACGGTCTGGAGACCTTGATATGACAGGTTCTAACAAGGATAGGCTTTTATTGAGCTCAGAATGTAATGATGTGTTGGATGGAACATGTAGAGACGATGAACCAGATTGTTTTAAAGATAGAACTACTCAGTTCAGAAACTATGATATAGCAGATTCTGTGTTAACTTCAGGATGTGATGTGTTGGATACTTCACAAGCAGACCCTGAAATAGATCATTTTGGAGATAGGACTAGACTATCTGAAAACTACAACATGGTAGATACTGTGTTAACTTCAGGATATGATGAGGatgaacaacaacaatttagagATGGATCTGGAGAGCGTGACATTACAGATTCTGGTGAAGAGAGACCAGTAGAGGACAGTTGTGATACAGCAGATGTATGGTCATCAGGCCAGCAAGGACACTGTCTCATCTATGTGACGGGGGAGTTTGCCGTTGCTCTACATCAGCTCGGATTCAAAGCCTTGTCCACTGAGAACAAGTCGAGCAGCATGACCAACCAAGAGTCTTCAGCACCGCAGTTTGACCCTGAAACTACCGAAAGTCACATGGTGGTCAACTACAGTAACCAGCTGATTGAAATGCAGCAGGTGCGGAAGCCAGACCCGTTTGACCACCTGATAGACCTGAATGGACACATCACTGGTCTGTGCTTGTCCCGGGATCACAG GTACCTGTTTGTGAACTGCAGACCGTGGGTGGGGACAGTTGACCGCAGTGACCCGTGGGCTACGCCGGAGCTATCGACGGAGATAGAGGTGCGCGTGATCGACCTGAGCACGATGGAGATAAGCTCTGCGCTGTACACCGGCCACAAGGGCCTCTCGCCATCCACCATGTGCTGCTTCATCTTCCTCGACACCAGCCACAACTTCGTCGGCAG TGGAAGTGAAGACTGTAAAGCGTACGTCTGGGAACGTCGCTATGGCTGTCTTGTTGGAGAACTGCCTCACGGACCAGGTGTTGTCAATGCCGTCGCGTTCTGTCCTAGCAACCAGGAATACCTTGTGACAGTGAGTGACGATAACACCATCAGGATATGGAGATCAAGGCATGACATGAGATTGTTATCATAG